A window from Ignavibacteriota bacterium encodes these proteins:
- a CDS encoding YiiX family permuted papain-like enzyme → MSRYSGLLILLLLSVRPELLSQVPAVHEGDIVFQVLHTGQGPAIQSATKSRYTHVGIVLFRNGSPCVFEAVEPVRFTALEKWIARGENGHCVIKRLHGADSVLDTQGLAKIHNLVPMFEGKHYDLTFGWSDSTIYCSELVWKLFDRALGIRVGKLRQLRDFDLSAPIVREKMKQRYGDHVPLEGTVVSPADIFDSTLLRTVQTIH, encoded by the coding sequence ATGTCACGATATTCTGGACTTTTGATTCTCCTGCTTCTCTCCGTACGGCCTGAACTCCTCTCCCAGGTTCCGGCTGTCCACGAGGGAGATATCGTCTTCCAGGTCCTCCATACCGGGCAAGGTCCGGCTATTCAGTCGGCGACAAAGTCCCGATACACTCACGTTGGCATCGTCCTATTCCGGAATGGGTCACCTTGTGTCTTCGAAGCCGTCGAACCGGTGCGTTTCACCGCATTGGAAAAGTGGATCGCGCGAGGTGAAAACGGGCACTGCGTGATCAAGCGTCTCCATGGCGCGGACAGCGTGCTTGATACGCAGGGCCTGGCGAAGATCCACAACCTTGTTCCGATGTTTGAAGGGAAGCACTATGATCTGACGTTTGGATGGAGTGACTCCACCATCTATTGTTCGGAATTAGTTTGGAAGCTCTTCGACAGGGCGCTGGGGATTCGAGTGGGGAAGTTACGACAATTGCGGGATTTCGATCTGTCGGCGCCGATCGTGCGGGAGAAAATGAAGCAGAGATATGGAGATCATGTGCCTCTTGAAGGGACCGTGGTCTCGCCAGCAGACATTTTCGATTCCACGTTGCTCAGGACGGTCCAAACCATACACTGA